From the genome of Verrucomicrobiota bacterium:
CCCGTTACCGGTTCCCCGAAGACGCGTTCAAAACACCCGGGGAACCGGGTTTTGACCTCACCGATGCTGACCTCGCGGCCTGATTCCCGGCTTAGCGAGGTCATCGTAACGCCGGCCAACCCGCAAGGCACGATGTGATCAAACCCATGGAGGTCCGAAGCGACGTTCAACGCGAGGCCGTGCATGGTGATCCATTTTCGCACGCCAACGCCGATGGACGCGATTTTTCGCTGGTGCACCCACACGCCCGTCTTGCCCGGCACCCGCTGGGACGCGACGCCGAACCCGGCCAGCAGGTCGATCAGCACGCCCTCCAGGTTCCGGAGGTAAAGGTGTAAATCGCGTCCCCGGGCGCGCAGGTCGAGGATGGGGTAAGCGACCAGTTGGCCCGGGCCGTGATAGGTGGCCTGGCCGCCGCGGTTGATCTCGAAGCTGGGATAAGGCAGCCGCTCCACCGGGCCGAGGCTGCTTTTGTCCGGGAGCCGTCCGATCGTATAAACCGGCTCGTGCTCCAGCAGAAAAACAACTTCTTCGCCCATCGCCAGGCAACGTTCCACCTGCGCTTCCTGCAACTTCAAACCTTCCTCGAACGTAAGCCGTCCGGCGTCAACGAACCGCGTCCTCATCTTCAGATGTTGCGGTATGCGCCGACCAGGGCATGCGGCGTCGCTTGCATTTGCAGGTGAGTCAACCCGATGGCCAGCGCATCGGCGGCGTCAGAGTCCGGGGTTTGTTCCAGCCCGAGCAATGCCCGTACCATGAAGCTGACCTGATCTTTCTGCGCATTGCCCCGGCCGACAACTGCCTGTTTGACCCGTTTCGGCGGGTATTCATAAATCAGAAGGCCGCGCTGGGCGACGGCCAGAAGCGCCGAGCCACGCGCCGCGCCCAGGGTGACGGCGGTTTTCGAGTTCTGCACGAAAATTACGCTTTCCACGGCGCAAAGTTCAGGCCGGTAACGTTCAACCAGGGCGGCGATCGTCCGATGAATTTCCACCAGGCACGAGCTCATGCAAAGCGAAGCGTCGTTTCTGATCACGCCGAAATCTAAAACGCGCACCTGGCTTGAACTTCGTTCGAGCAAAGCGTAACCCGAATTTCGGAGGGCAGGGTCGAGCGCGATCAAACGCATGGCGCGGAGTATAGGCGCTTGCACGTCGCGAGTCACGCACCGCCCACGGCCCGGGTGCGCTTGCGGCCGGCTCCAGTTGGCCGATCTTTCCTGGCCGGTCGACGATTATGCAAACAACCATGCGCGCCCTCGTAAAGAAACAACGGTCCCCCGGCCTCTGGCTGGAAGAAGTGCCGAGGCCGGAGCCGGGCGGGTTTGAGGTCCTGATCCGGGTGCTGCGCGCCTCAATCTGTGGAACGGATGTGCACATTTACGAATGGGATGCATGGGCGCAGAAAACCATCCCGACGCCGATGGTGATCGGCCATGAATTCGTCGGCGTGATTACCGAGGCGGGCCGGTTCGTGCACGACTTTCAACCGGGCATGATCGTTACCGGAGAAGGCCACGTCGTCTGCGGACGATGCCGCA
Proteins encoded in this window:
- the lipB gene encoding lipoyl(octanoyl) transferase LipB, which produces MRTRFVDAGRLTFEEGLKLQEAQVERCLAMGEEVVFLLEHEPVYTIGRLPDKSSLGPVERLPYPSFEINRGGQATYHGPGQLVAYPILDLRARGRDLHLYLRNLEGVLIDLLAGFGVASQRVPGKTGVWVHQRKIASIGVGVRKWITMHGLALNVASDLHGFDHIVPCGLAGVTMTSLSRESGREVSIGEVKTRFPGCFERVFGEPVTG
- the ruvC gene encoding crossover junction endodeoxyribonuclease RuvC, whose translation is MRLIALDPALRNSGYALLERSSSQVRVLDFGVIRNDASLCMSSCLVEIHRTIAALVERYRPELCAVESVIFVQNSKTAVTLGAARGSALLAVAQRGLLIYEYPPKRVKQAVVGRGNAQKDQVSFMVRALLGLEQTPDSDAADALAIGLTHLQMQATPHALVGAYRNI